A stretch of the Papaver somniferum cultivar HN1 chromosome 6, ASM357369v1, whole genome shotgun sequence genome encodes the following:
- the LOC113286175 gene encoding type IV inositol polyphosphate 5-phosphatase 11-like isoform X2, which produces MNMRKFIRILHSSCTRRKSKQKRQQRLRNSSNEVMDTVDNLETNIDHVRSHEGITTVDTEEYCNLSSTSTAGSSVLYMSIFTWNMNGKASSLQDLSKLLTGGDGDRKLDLLVLGLQEVPRCNITRTLKEALAETHILVEKSIMQSLQLFVFVPKDYMLFITEVKMDKLSVGGFGGTLVRTKKGAVAISLKFKGFHLLFISRHLSAHEGNVEERNSELQRISKSLFSKNKNLYARPTQITVWLGDLNYRIQGLDTFPVRNIIQRNLHALLTSKDQLLREDERGNIFNGYSEGTLAFKPTYKYNVGTNNYDTSHKERTRLGRIGFYSRSRSTAASKRHYMLTSG; this is translated from the exons ATGAATATGAGAAAGTTCATCAGAATTCTTCATTCTTCCTGTACAAGGAG AAAATCCAAACAGAAGCGGCAGCAGAGGTTGCGCAATAGCAGCAACGAAGTCATGGATACTGTCGATAATCTTGAAACCAATATTGACCATGTTCGCAGTCATGAAGGTATAACAACAGTTGATACGGAGGAGTACTGCAATTTGTCCAGTACATCTACTGCTGGTTCATCAGTTCTCTACATGTCCATTTTTACTTGGAATATGAACGGCAAG GCCTCTTCTCTACAAGATTTATCCAAACTATTAACAGGGGGTGATGGAGATAGGAAATTGGATTTACTTGTACTTGGTTTGCAAGAAGTACCAAGATGCAACATTACTCGAACTTTGAAGGAAGCTCTTGCTGAAACCCACATCCTTGTAGAGAAATCCATCATGCAATCTCTACAGCTATTTGTCTTTGTCCCAAAAGATTATATGCTCTTCATTACAG AAGTAAAAATGGATAAGCTTAGTGTTGGAGGGTTCGGAGGGACATTAGTGAGAACCAAAAAAGGAGCTGTTGCCATCAGTTTAAAATTCAAAGGATTCCACTTGCTTTTCATTTCCCGCCATCTCTCAG CTCACGAAGGAAATGTGGAGGAAAGAAATTCAGAACTACAACGAATTTCAAAATCTCTCTTCTCCAAGAACAAAAATCTGTATGCTAGACCTACGCAAATTACAGTATGGCTGGGGGATCTCAACTATAGAATTCAAGGTCTCGATACTTTCCCCGTCCGAAACATCATCCAGAGAAACCTTCATGCA CTACTCACAAGCAAAGATCAACTATTACgagaagatgaaagaggaaacATATTTAATGGATACAGTGAAGGAACTCTGGCTTTCAAGCCTACATACAAATACAATGTGGGAACTAATAATTATGATACAAGCCACAAG GAAAGAACACgtcttggacggataggattttatTCAAGATCGAGAAGTACGGCAGCATCGAAGCGACATTACATGCTTACGAGTGGATAG
- the LOC113286175 gene encoding type IV inositol polyphosphate 5-phosphatase 11-like isoform X1, translated as MNMRKFIRILHSSCTRRRKSKQKRQQRLRNSSNEVMDTVDNLETNIDHVRSHEGITTVDTEEYCNLSSTSTAGSSVLYMSIFTWNMNGKASSLQDLSKLLTGGDGDRKLDLLVLGLQEVPRCNITRTLKEALAETHILVEKSIMQSLQLFVFVPKDYMLFITEVKMDKLSVGGFGGTLVRTKKGAVAISLKFKGFHLLFISRHLSAHEGNVEERNSELQRISKSLFSKNKNLYARPTQITVWLGDLNYRIQGLDTFPVRNIIQRNLHALLTSKDQLLREDERGNIFNGYSEGTLAFKPTYKYNVGTNNYDTSHKERTRLGRIGFYSRSRSTAASKRHYMLTSG; from the exons ATGAATATGAGAAAGTTCATCAGAATTCTTCATTCTTCCTGTACAAGGAG AAGAAAATCCAAACAGAAGCGGCAGCAGAGGTTGCGCAATAGCAGCAACGAAGTCATGGATACTGTCGATAATCTTGAAACCAATATTGACCATGTTCGCAGTCATGAAGGTATAACAACAGTTGATACGGAGGAGTACTGCAATTTGTCCAGTACATCTACTGCTGGTTCATCAGTTCTCTACATGTCCATTTTTACTTGGAATATGAACGGCAAG GCCTCTTCTCTACAAGATTTATCCAAACTATTAACAGGGGGTGATGGAGATAGGAAATTGGATTTACTTGTACTTGGTTTGCAAGAAGTACCAAGATGCAACATTACTCGAACTTTGAAGGAAGCTCTTGCTGAAACCCACATCCTTGTAGAGAAATCCATCATGCAATCTCTACAGCTATTTGTCTTTGTCCCAAAAGATTATATGCTCTTCATTACAG AAGTAAAAATGGATAAGCTTAGTGTTGGAGGGTTCGGAGGGACATTAGTGAGAACCAAAAAAGGAGCTGTTGCCATCAGTTTAAAATTCAAAGGATTCCACTTGCTTTTCATTTCCCGCCATCTCTCAG CTCACGAAGGAAATGTGGAGGAAAGAAATTCAGAACTACAACGAATTTCAAAATCTCTCTTCTCCAAGAACAAAAATCTGTATGCTAGACCTACGCAAATTACAGTATGGCTGGGGGATCTCAACTATAGAATTCAAGGTCTCGATACTTTCCCCGTCCGAAACATCATCCAGAGAAACCTTCATGCA CTACTCACAAGCAAAGATCAACTATTACgagaagatgaaagaggaaacATATTTAATGGATACAGTGAAGGAACTCTGGCTTTCAAGCCTACATACAAATACAATGTGGGAACTAATAATTATGATACAAGCCACAAG GAAAGAACACgtcttggacggataggattttatTCAAGATCGAGAAGTACGGCAGCATCGAAGCGACATTACATGCTTACGAGTGGATAG
- the LOC113289285 gene encoding BEL1-like homeodomain protein 2: MSQGFHQAGILNTSPSSSSSSNNNGFLTPSTTALLQEDRINNHGGHHQQHIAQQNRRDKLRGQGFEPPAVPLVSIEEEPGGLSSVFETGTGMWSELYNFPPGGGSSGGGEVTTSQIPPEYHHRLVLQPTPPQPPSEGTTTTITNEWYRNRNGLMVGGSGHHQLEDPILKHNHGVDEGAAGQISDQQSHHQISSINAESAAAMQLFLMKPQQPRSPSSPPSSSHTQHQTLNLQGFHSSSSGGSGYGIANNNPTIATPSQYMTWGNVVDNTGVTLFNGSGPKIGVGSNNMETNQALSLSLSSSLRQFEVAAKAEELRMMGDDGVLYFDQGIGVGGGIGSSSNSKAASYHQQQQVKNFGSQTQQLHLQGTVVSQNQQQQYHDHVGNMRSSSSLGVVSLLRSSKYVKATQELLEEFCSVGRVGQSFKSSKRSGNHKSVANPTSTDPNQQGSSGTIGADHGGSSSSSKDILHPLSATDRIEHQRRKSKLISMLDEVERRYSHYCEQMRTIVHSFDSVMGFGAANPYTTLAQKAMSRHFRCLKDAITSELKQSCELLGEKESGAGANTTSSGVTKGETPRLKLLEQSLRQQRAFNQMAGMLDQEAWRPQRGLPERSVNILRAWLFEHFLHPYPSDADKHLLSRQTGLSRNQVSNWFINARVRLWKPMVEEMYQQEAREEEEDAATTEERDNNCSAAQTPMPSSTASPTTTTTTAAAGKRSEIYTTEKDPSFHRTATASIINRQSYSENQAQNLAVPIPVSSSSVMPTTAIATPLDDVSPQPPPLSYYSATHGSDINPSDIDMDDMCHRAGIAAVNYGTTDNMRSSSMVRFGTTMGGDVSLTLGLRHAGNSLPEKSRFSVRDFGGC, translated from the exons ATGTCCCAAGGCTTTCATCAAGCTGGGATTCTCAATACTTCACCTTCGTCATCATCCTCATCGAATAATAATGGGTTTCTGACACCATCGACAACTGCCTTATTACAAGAAGATAGGATCAATAATCATGGTGGTCATCATCAGCAACATATAGCTCAGCAGAACCGAAGGGATAAACTTAGGGGACAAGGTTTTGAACCACCAGCAGTACCATTAGTTTCCATAGAAGAAGAGCCGGGCGGCTTGTCATCCGTGTTCGAGACAGGTACCGGTATGTGGTCAGAGTTATACAATTTCCCACCAGGAGGTGGTAGTAGTGGTGGAGGTGAAGTTACAACGTCACAGATTCCGCCGGAATATCATCATCGTTTAGTATTGCAACcgacaccaccacaaccaccgtcTGAAGGGACCACTACAACCATAACCAATGAGTGGTATAGAAACAGAAATGGATTAATGGTTGGTGGGTCGGGTCATCATCAATTAGAAGATCCAATTCTGAAACACAACCATGGTGTTGATGAGGGTGCTGCTGGTCAGATATCTGATCAACAGTCTCATCATCAGATATCAAGTATAAATGCGGAGTCTGCAGCAGCCATGCAGCTTTTCCTTATGAAACCACAACAACCAAGATCACCTTCTTCTCCTCCATCTTCATCCCATACTCAGCATCAAACTCTTAATCTTCAAGGGTTTCATTCATCATCATCCGGTGGTTCAGGATATGGTATTGCAAACAATAATCCCACAATTGCGACACCGTCTCAGTACATGACATGGGGTAATGTGGTAGATAATACCGGTGTAACTTTATTCAACGGCAGTGGTCCTAAAATCGGAGTGGGTTCTAATAATATGGAAACCAACCAAGCTCTTTCTTTGTCACTATCCTCTTCACTAAGACAATTTGAAGTCGCCGCAAAAGCCGAAGAATTACGGATGATGGGAGACGATGGGGTTCTCTATTTTGATCAAGGTATTGGTGTCGGTGGGGgaattggttcttcttctaatTCAAAAGCAGCTTcatatcatcaacaacaacaagtaaAGAATTTTGGGAGTCAAACACAACAGTTGCATTTGCAAGGAACTGTAGTGAGTCAAAACCAGCAGCAACAATATCATGATCATGTTGGTAACATGAGGTCATCATCAAGTTTGGGTGTAGTGAGTCTTTTGAGGAGTTCAAAATATGTCAAGGCAACGCAAGAATTGCTCGAAGAATTTTGTAGTGTTGGGAGAGTAGGACAGTCTTTCAAGAGTAGTAAAAGGTCTGGAAATCATAAGAGTGTCGCAAACCCTACTTCTACTGATCCTAATCAACAAGGTAGTAGTGGTACTATTGGAGCTGACCATGGTgggtcttcatcttcttccaaagATATTCTTCATCCATTATCTGCTACAGATAGGATTGAACATCAGAGAAGAAAGTCTAAGCTAATATCTATGCTTGATGAG GTGGAACGAAGATATAGTCATTACTGTGAGCAAATGCGAACAATAGTGCATTCATTCGATTCAGTAATGGGTTTCGGAGCGGCAAATCCATATACAACTTTAGCTCAAAAGGCAATGTCGCGACATTTTCGTTGTTTGAAAGATGCAATAACATCAGAATTGAAACAAAGTTGTGAACTTCTTGGTGAGAAAGAAAGCGGTGCTGGAGCTAATACCACTTCATCAGGAGTCACAAAAGGTGAAACCCCAAGATTAAAATTACTAGAACAAAGTTTGAGGCAACAAAGGGCCTTTAATCAAATGGCTGGAATGTTAGACCAAGAAGCATGGAGACCTCAAAGAGGTTTACCCGAACGTTCTGTCAACATTTTACGAGCTTGGCTTTTCGAGCATTTTCTTCATCC GTACCCTAGTGATGCAGATAAACATTTGTTGTCTAGACAGACTGGTTTATCAAGAAATCAG GTATCGAACTGGTTTATTAATGCCAGGGTTAGATTGTGGAAACCAATGGTGGAAGAGATGTACCAACAggaagccagagaagaagaagaagatgcagcaacaacagaagagaGAGACAACAACTGCTCTGCTGCACAAACACCAATGCCTTCATCCACAGcatctccaacaactacaacaacaacagcagcagcagggaaaAGATCTGAAATTTATACAACCGAAAAAGACCCATCATTCCATAGAACAGCAACAGCATCAATAATCAATAGGCAAAGTTATTCAGAAAACCAAGCACAAAATTTAGCTGTACCCATACCAGTCTCTTCTTCTTCTGTAATGCCCACCACAGCCATTGCCACGCCACTTGATGATGTGTCGCCACAGCCTCCTCCGTTATCGTATTATTCGGCAACCCATGGTTCCGACATAAATCCGTCGGATATTGACATGGATGATATGTGTCATCGTGCTGGCATTGCCGCTGTCAATTATGGGACCACTGATAATATGAGGTCCTCATCAATGGTTAGGTTTGGGACCACAATGGGCGGCGATGTGTCGCTAACTCTAGGTTTACGGCATGCAGGGAATAGCTTACCGGAGAAGAGTCGGTTTTCAGTGAGGGATTTTGGCGGTTGTTGA